A section of the Paenibacillus yonginensis genome encodes:
- a CDS encoding A24 family peptidase has protein sequence MILLYIGCSIFLAAAFYTDIRTMKIPNPLTLTSMVSGLAVQFAVNGPGGLWFGLKGLGAGFGIMLLLYLCGAVGGGDVKLFGGIGAWMGTLFTLTSLVYSILAAGLIGFVILLVRGEIGSRLSGVWRSIYGAAVLHSLGPLKSSKENMVKFPFMLAVLPGVITAYLHL, from the coding sequence GTGATATTGCTTTATATCGGTTGTTCTATATTTCTGGCTGCGGCGTTTTATACGGATATTCGGACGATGAAAATTCCTAACCCCCTGACCTTAACCTCCATGGTAAGCGGGTTAGCTGTTCAATTCGCCGTTAACGGCCCGGGAGGTCTTTGGTTTGGGCTTAAAGGACTGGGAGCCGGGTTTGGGATCATGCTGCTGCTGTATCTTTGCGGAGCTGTAGGCGGAGGGGATGTCAAACTGTTTGGAGGCATTGGCGCTTGGATGGGCACCTTGTTCACTCTGACAAGTCTCGTTTATTCGATTCTTGCCGCCGGCCTGATCGGATTTGTTATTTTGCTGGTTCGCGGAGAGATCGGCAGCAGATTGTCCGGGGTATGGCGCAGTATTTACGGAGCCGCTGTTCTGCATAGCTTGGGGCCGCTCAAATCTTCCAAAGAAAACATGGTTAAATTTCCATTTATGTTAGCTGTGCTGCCTGGTGTTATTACGGCCTATTTGCATTTGTAA
- the purU gene encoding formyltetrahydrofolate deformylase — protein MLISCPDGPGIVAAVSRFLFEHGANIVQSDQYTMDPEGGMFFMRIEFDLDQLPVRLSSMEQDFEEVARHFRMNWSIHPLSRRKKLAIFVSKEDHCLVELLWQWQAGDLDAEISMVISNHPDMGDYVRSFGIPYHHIPVTPETKSEAERRQLELVNGKVDVIVLARYMQILSPALIQPYRNRLINIHHSFLPAFVGGKPYAQAYDRGVKIIGATAHYVTEELDGGPIIEQDVQRVSHRDNVAELKRIGRTIERVVLARAVKWHIEDRILVHQNKTVVFN, from the coding sequence ATGCTGATTTCCTGTCCGGACGGGCCAGGCATAGTAGCGGCCGTATCTCGTTTTCTGTTTGAGCACGGGGCGAACATCGTCCAGTCCGATCAGTATACGATGGACCCGGAGGGCGGCATGTTTTTTATGAGGATCGAATTTGATCTGGATCAGCTCCCGGTGCGGCTATCATCCATGGAACAAGATTTTGAGGAGGTTGCCCGTCATTTTCGGATGAACTGGTCCATCCATCCTTTAAGCCGGCGCAAGAAGCTCGCCATCTTTGTCTCCAAGGAAGACCACTGTCTGGTGGAGCTGCTTTGGCAGTGGCAGGCAGGGGATCTGGATGCGGAGATTTCAATGGTGATCAGCAATCATCCGGATATGGGCGATTATGTCCGTTCCTTCGGCATTCCCTATCACCACATTCCGGTGACGCCGGAAACTAAAAGCGAAGCCGAACGGCGTCAGCTTGAGCTGGTGAATGGAAAGGTCGATGTCATCGTGCTGGCCAGATATATGCAAATTCTAAGTCCGGCTCTTATTCAGCCTTACCGCAACCGTCTGATCAATATTCATCATTCTTTTCTTCCTGCTTTTGTAGGCGGCAAACCTTACGCTCAGGCTTATGACCGGGGCGTTAAGATCATTGGGGCAACAGCCCATTATGTGACAGAGGAGCTGGACGGCGGTCCGATCATCGAGCAGGACGTACAGCGGGTCAGTCACCGGGATAACGTAGCCGAGCTGAAGCGGATCGGCCGGACGATTGAGCGGGTAGTGCTGGCCAGAGCTGTCAAATGGCATATCGAGGACCGGATTCTGGTTCACCAGAACAAAACGGTTGTCTTCAATTAA
- a CDS encoding type II secretion system F family protein yields MTPFKPKLSFSARRNKLNRADRAAADFILKANSQAGKTTSASSNDLPDYSKYILSSRQKAASLFAGGLLIWGIGFLFFHSVYLALLLILAAGYTPRIVSGFLLERRRRMLGIQFKQMLYSLSSSLAAGRSVENGFREAIKDLQFLYPDSRTDMIKELSIICARLEYGQPIEEALQDFSRRARHEDIANFADVFSACKRTGGDLVEVIRRTSTLIGEKMEMSMELGVVLAQKKLESNLLLAAPIFFLAFMNLSSPDYMEPLYSGAGLLISGIALLLFGVCFWLIWKIMNIRV; encoded by the coding sequence TTGACGCCATTCAAACCGAAGCTGTCCTTTTCGGCAAGGCGTAATAAACTGAACCGTGCCGATAGAGCGGCAGCAGACTTTATTCTAAAGGCAAACAGCCAGGCTGGAAAAACAACTTCAGCTTCCAGTAATGATCTGCCTGATTACAGCAAATACATCCTGAGCAGCAGGCAAAAGGCGGCCAGCTTGTTTGCCGGAGGACTGCTGATTTGGGGGATCGGTTTTCTGTTCTTCCATTCCGTTTACCTGGCCTTGCTGCTGATATTGGCTGCCGGGTATACGCCTCGAATAGTTAGCGGATTCCTGCTGGAGCGGCGGCGAAGAATGCTGGGCATTCAGTTTAAACAAATGCTTTATTCGTTATCCAGTTCTCTGGCGGCGGGGCGTTCGGTGGAAAATGGGTTCCGGGAAGCGATCAAGGACTTGCAGTTTCTTTATCCGGACAGCAGAACCGATATGATAAAGGAGCTTTCCATTATCTGCGCCCGTCTGGAGTACGGTCAGCCGATTGAAGAGGCGCTCCAGGATTTCAGCAGGCGTGCCAGGCATGAGGATATTGCTAATTTTGCCGATGTATTTTCGGCCTGCAAACGGACAGGGGGGGATTTGGTTGAAGTGATCCGACGAACCTCGACGCTCATTGGAGAGAAGATGGAAATGAGCATGGAACTTGGAGTTGTGCTCGCCCAGAAGAAACTTGAGTCCAATTTGCTGCTGGCCGCCCCAATTTTTTTCCTGGCGTTTATGAATCTCTCTTCGCCGGATTATATGGAACCGCTGTATAGCGGAGCTGGATTGCTCATATCGGGAATAGCTTTGCTTTTATTCGGAGTATGCTTCTGGCTGATCTGGAAGATTATGAATATCCGGGTGTAA
- a CDS encoding Flp1 family type IVb pilin produces the protein MLSAVKEKLDLFRRDDEGLGMLEMILIIAVIVILAIIFRDKLKEILESLLGKAKGKTENFMDDK, from the coding sequence ATGTTAAGTGCTGTGAAAGAAAAGCTGGATCTGTTCAGAAGAGACGATGAAGGGTTAGGAATGCTGGAGATGATTCTGATTATTGCGGTCATCGTAATCTTAGCTATTATCTTCCGGGATAAGCTGAAGGAAATACTTGAAAGCTTGCTCGGCAAAGCCAAAGGCAAAACGGAAAATTTCATGGATGATAAATGA
- a CDS encoding type II secretion system F family protein — translation MTVVWGAIAAALLAAWLALYIKAKPMYGDTKNVKVEGLKLQQAAPPMLYVLQRFKIGERLPGLLYRLSGLLRRLYGETAGGEATFLLLAELLSYFYFLLIAGCLLACLLGGDSSGFVIGVLLAFMIPVALVSDLRSKVKRREQDMLIELPELLNKIVLLVGAGETVQQAFRHCLNSQKGAVQPIYQELDKMITEWDNGYSFGQALENFSRRCALQEVASFSTAVMLNYRRGGSDFTMALRELSNTLWEKRKSVSRTRGEQATSKLLLPMLLLFVIVLMLVGTPAFMMMSF, via the coding sequence ATGACAGTGGTATGGGGGGCAATTGCTGCTGCTCTGCTGGCCGCATGGCTGGCTTTGTATATTAAGGCAAAACCCATGTATGGGGATACGAAGAACGTCAAGGTGGAGGGATTAAAGCTGCAGCAAGCGGCCCCGCCTATGCTGTATGTCCTACAAAGGTTCAAGATCGGTGAACGGTTGCCCGGTCTGCTCTATAGACTGAGCGGTTTGTTGAGACGACTGTATGGGGAAACGGCAGGAGGTGAAGCGACATTTCTGTTGCTGGCGGAGCTTTTATCTTATTTCTATTTTCTGTTGATAGCCGGATGTCTGCTTGCCTGCTTGCTGGGCGGCGACAGTTCCGGATTTGTCATAGGGGTTTTGTTAGCCTTTATGATTCCTGTCGCCTTGGTCAGCGATTTAAGAAGCAAGGTCAAAAGGCGGGAGCAGGACATGCTTATCGAACTGCCGGAGCTGTTAAATAAAATCGTCCTGCTTGTAGGGGCAGGGGAGACGGTGCAGCAAGCCTTCCGGCATTGTCTGAATTCGCAGAAGGGGGCGGTCCAGCCCATTTATCAGGAATTGGACAAGATGATTACGGAATGGGACAACGGGTATTCCTTCGGCCAGGCGCTGGAGAATTTCAGCCGAAGATGTGCCCTGCAGGAGGTTGCTTCTTTCTCGACAGCCGTAATGCTGAATTACCGCAGAGGCGGCAGCGACTTCACCATGGCGCTGAGGGAGCTTTCCAACACCCTTTGGGAGAAAAGAAAATCCGTGAGCCGGACACGCGGAGAACAGGCCACCTCCAAGCTGCTCCTGCCTATGCTTTTGTTGTTTGTGATTGTTTTGATGCTGGTGGGTACGCCTGCATTTATGATGATGAGTTTTTGA
- a CDS encoding DUF6382 domain-containing protein, producing MVLTGDGWHSGSLNRNQCGMLEANRIPHVLQLSIEEIDFQVKLHYEITGKRMLAHVLKSEKMGQAEFYGLLLQITTALVEGKKYMLEAFRFLLEETYLFIEGSLSAGTVYLTYVPVKDIQMDEQSPALSQVHGMEVHNEERSKSSKGLLDLVMRLIPSVVGLEGASIQQIIKFCSNSQTFTYSDFRSLLLQLLEGGGERSGQGQLVKSRNEDMDLGGGEMRSNANQMPSWKLAKPMEETVYEPWTKAIAAGPGISANASLAGTDGAAGEAGGSFEAWDLENGGESDRRLASSRRTYVLLGAVLVTALGWKFLYLDSPGQSGLYLAAAITFAAGFISIGLLSGKLPFGQRKTDEDMHSRERRGTEHLAAASAAPSLGELLAPVGAEIEEDKHMERSFLLDSLFGQRAEHQSGGFRVIEYLPESPDSLESPEATHSPVFKGQQPIRPEAAGTADNQRQVTVLLSREQIGFNETAGQMGILERREKGKETVQRIELKAGSFVIGRTAEVVQFIESSPGTSRAHIEILVNHRNWRIKDLGSRNGTVLNGENMVPYKDYPLSPGDEFRIAGVSYKLCSA from the coding sequence ATGGTGCTCACGGGGGATGGATGGCATTCGGGAAGCTTAAACCGCAATCAATGCGGAATGCTGGAAGCCAACCGGATTCCTCATGTCCTGCAATTAAGTATCGAAGAGATTGATTTTCAGGTAAAACTTCATTATGAAATCACAGGGAAACGTATGCTTGCCCATGTCCTGAAAAGTGAAAAAATGGGCCAGGCTGAATTTTACGGCCTCCTCCTTCAGATTACGACTGCCTTGGTCGAAGGTAAGAAATATATGCTTGAGGCGTTCCGGTTTTTACTTGAGGAAACTTATCTATTTATTGAGGGGAGTTTGTCAGCAGGAACCGTCTATTTAACCTATGTTCCAGTCAAAGATATTCAAATGGATGAACAATCCCCGGCGCTTTCGCAGGTTCACGGAATGGAGGTTCATAATGAAGAACGGTCCAAGTCTTCCAAAGGGCTGCTGGACTTGGTAATGCGGCTTATTCCCAGCGTCGTGGGACTGGAGGGGGCCAGCATCCAGCAAATCATAAAATTTTGCAGCAATTCGCAGACTTTCACTTATTCCGACTTTAGATCGCTGCTCCTTCAGCTGCTTGAAGGCGGGGGAGAGAGAAGCGGACAAGGACAGCTAGTCAAAAGTAGAAATGAGGATATGGACTTAGGGGGCGGAGAGATGCGATCCAACGCAAACCAAATGCCCTCCTGGAAGCTCGCGAAACCGATGGAGGAGACCGTTTATGAGCCTTGGACTAAAGCAATAGCTGCAGGTCCGGGAATATCGGCAAACGCAAGTTTGGCTGGGACGGATGGAGCGGCTGGAGAAGCTGGCGGAAGTTTTGAAGCATGGGATCTAGAGAACGGGGGAGAAAGCGATAGAAGGTTGGCATCAAGCAGACGAACTTACGTCCTGCTTGGGGCGGTGTTGGTTACAGCGCTGGGTTGGAAATTTCTATATTTGGATTCACCCGGGCAGAGCGGCCTTTATTTAGCTGCCGCGATTACATTTGCAGCAGGCTTTATTTCGATAGGGCTGCTCAGTGGAAAGCTGCCCTTCGGACAACGGAAAACAGATGAGGACATGCACAGTAGGGAAAGGCGCGGCACGGAGCATTTAGCGGCAGCCAGCGCAGCACCCAGCCTTGGTGAACTGTTAGCTCCGGTCGGGGCTGAAATTGAAGAAGACAAACATATGGAGCGGTCTTTCTTGCTGGACAGCTTATTTGGACAACGTGCGGAACATCAGTCTGGCGGATTCCGTGTGATCGAATATCTCCCTGAATCCCCAGACTCCTTAGAATCTCCTGAAGCTACGCATTCCCCAGTATTTAAGGGACAACAGCCTATCAGACCCGAGGCAGCTGGAACAGCGGACAACCAACGTCAGGTTACCGTACTGCTAAGCCGGGAACAGATTGGTTTTAACGAGACGGCTGGACAAATGGGGATACTGGAAAGGAGAGAGAAAGGAAAAGAAACCGTGCAGCGGATCGAACTGAAAGCAGGCAGCTTTGTGATTGGACGAACCGCAGAGGTTGTACAGTTTATCGAAAGCAGTCCTGGAACCTCGAGAGCCCATATTGAGATTCTGGTGAATCACCGAAACTGGAGGATCAAGGATTTAGGTTCAAGAAACGGAACGGTGTTAAACGGGGAGAACATGGTGCCTTACAAAGATTATCCCTTGTCTCCGGGAGACGAGTTCCGGATTGCTGGGGTGAGCTACAAGCTTTGCAGCGCATAA
- a CDS encoding pilus assembly protein translates to MMKRICSKEEGYFTLEASLLLPAVFVAILVLMFLCLYFYQHVLSGQTAAVAAERIAYSWNNSSKESRTGEYKESEYDPLYWRLTDDALLQSIFSGAGTGTETGTTSSKEVQTELPTGSAEPAAALTVRKLQQTGKELPAVFNGRLVYSHQMLKRSIEADLTRELPVSPLNKITGGDWGINVRAVSYILEPAEWIRTIELARYYAARFQSDGGQATSQHEAGEVLRRFAK, encoded by the coding sequence ATGATGAAACGCATCTGCAGCAAGGAAGAAGGCTATTTTACGCTGGAGGCTTCTTTGCTTCTTCCCGCCGTATTTGTAGCGATTCTGGTCCTTATGTTTCTATGTCTTTATTTCTATCAACATGTTCTATCGGGGCAGACGGCGGCTGTGGCAGCCGAACGTATTGCCTATTCATGGAACAATAGCAGCAAGGAATCGAGGACCGGCGAATACAAGGAGAGCGAATATGACCCGCTGTATTGGAGATTAACGGACGATGCTCTGCTGCAGTCGATTTTTAGCGGGGCTGGAACCGGAACTGAAACTGGGACAACTTCCTCCAAGGAGGTGCAGACCGAACTGCCTACAGGGTCAGCAGAACCGGCAGCAGCATTGACCGTCAGAAAGCTGCAGCAGACCGGGAAAGAGCTGCCTGCGGTCTTTAATGGTCGGCTGGTTTATTCTCACCAAATGTTGAAGCGCAGCATAGAAGCGGACTTGACCAGAGAGCTGCCGGTGTCCCCTTTAAACAAAATTACGGGCGGTGATTGGGGCATTAATGTTCGGGCAGTCTCCTATATCCTAGAGCCGGCGGAGTGGATCCGAACTATCGAATTAGCGAGGTATTATGCTGCCAGATTTCAGAGTGACGGCGGGCAGGCGACCAGTCAGCATGAAGCTGGAGAAGTGCTGCGGAGGTTTGCAAAATAA
- a CDS encoding TIGR01777 family oxidoreductase gives MRIAIAGGTGFIGRALIPPLISQGNRIVLITRSPGRKIEGIDPSAVEQWSWEQILDSPDVMGRIDAVVNLAGASLNQNWTRQAKQQIINSRLTTVQQTAEWIRRMSHKPEVVVQSSAVGIYGTSTKQTFDEHSETSPVDFLSEVTTRWENAADEIAHEGVRLVKLRTGVVLGNSGGAFPLMKLPFLLGAGGPVGSGKQWLSWIHLEDMVRLIDFSIKNPDLSGPVNAVSPSPVTNDSFGRAVAKQYHRPYWLPLPAFLLKAALRERSTLLLDGQKVLPVKALEAGFTFRFPELAEALADIKERGI, from the coding sequence ATGAGGATCGCTATCGCCGGCGGAACCGGCTTTATAGGCAGAGCGCTTATACCTCCGCTGATCAGTCAGGGAAACCGAATTGTCTTAATCACCAGATCTCCCGGCAGGAAGATCGAAGGAATCGATCCTTCAGCCGTAGAGCAATGGAGCTGGGAACAAATACTGGACAGCCCGGATGTTATGGGCCGGATTGATGCTGTCGTCAATCTTGCCGGGGCTTCGTTGAATCAGAACTGGACCAGACAAGCCAAACAACAGATCATCAACAGCCGATTAACCACCGTGCAGCAAACAGCTGAGTGGATCCGCCGCATGTCCCATAAACCTGAGGTTGTCGTGCAAAGCTCGGCCGTAGGCATTTACGGAACCTCAACCAAGCAGACCTTTGATGAACATTCGGAGACTTCTCCCGTCGATTTTCTGTCAGAAGTAACAACCCGATGGGAGAACGCAGCTGATGAAATCGCCCATGAAGGCGTGAGGCTTGTAAAGTTAAGAACCGGCGTTGTGCTGGGCAATTCAGGCGGTGCCTTCCCTCTAATGAAGCTGCCATTCCTCTTGGGAGCAGGCGGACCCGTAGGCAGCGGCAAGCAGTGGCTGTCCTGGATTCACCTTGAGGATATGGTGAGATTGATTGATTTTTCCATTAAGAATCCCGACCTTTCCGGACCTGTTAACGCCGTCTCTCCTTCCCCTGTTACTAACGACAGTTTCGGACGGGCCGTCGCTAAACAATATCACCGGCCTTACTGGCTGCCCTTGCCTGCTTTTCTGCTGAAAGCGGCTTTGAGAGAACGCTCCACCCTGCTGCTGGACGGGCAAAAGGTGCTGCCGGTAAAAGCGCTGGAAGCCGGGTTCACCTTCCGATTTCCTGAACTGGCCGAAGCTTTGGCTGATATTAAAGAGCGGGGGATCTAA
- a CDS encoding deoxyribonuclease IV: MLKIGSHVSFSDKGLITATKEAASYGSNTFMIYTGAPQNTRRKPIESMNIEEGKALMQEAGIDEIVVHAPYIINLGSYKSNTYQLAVDFLQQEIHRTHALGVTQIVLHPGAFTDKDAEYGVERIAEGLNEVLNGTHETDVHIALETMAGKGTEMGRSFEELARIMDKVTHNERLTVTMDTCHIHDAGYDIVNDLDGVLSEFDRLVGLNRIQVMHINDSKNPAGSRKDRHTPLGTGYIGFEAIKRFTQHEALKHLPFILETPWIGKDAKTQRPMYEVEIALLRGNVAERFGSAFVEDLDKLRAFFAKQDIKSRSFVLETWNLLKNDAKAKKADPREPVERLYDRVMEAELFTALSEEEINQRLIAWLAEEQV, encoded by the coding sequence ATGTTAAAGATAGGTTCACACGTATCCTTTTCAGATAAAGGATTAATCACAGCAACCAAAGAAGCGGCCTCTTACGGGTCGAACACTTTTATGATATATACGGGAGCCCCGCAGAATACGCGCCGCAAACCGATCGAAAGCATGAACATCGAAGAAGGCAAAGCTTTGATGCAGGAAGCGGGCATTGACGAGATCGTGGTTCATGCTCCTTATATTATCAACCTGGGTTCGTATAAGTCCAATACCTACCAGCTTGCCGTGGATTTTTTGCAGCAGGAAATTCATCGTACCCATGCGCTTGGCGTGACTCAAATTGTGCTTCATCCGGGCGCTTTCACGGACAAGGATGCCGAATACGGCGTCGAGCGGATTGCCGAAGGCCTCAACGAAGTGTTGAACGGAACGCATGAAACGGATGTTCATATTGCCCTGGAGACAATGGCGGGCAAAGGAACGGAGATGGGCCGCAGTTTCGAAGAGCTGGCGCGTATTATGGACAAGGTCACTCATAACGAACGTCTAACGGTAACCATGGACACCTGCCATATTCACGATGCGGGTTATGATATCGTAAATGATCTGGACGGCGTACTGAGCGAGTTTGACCGTCTCGTCGGCTTGAACAGAATCCAGGTTATGCACATTAATGACAGCAAAAATCCTGCCGGCTCCCGCAAAGACAGACATACGCCGCTTGGAACCGGATATATCGGCTTTGAGGCGATCAAACGTTTCACCCAGCATGAGGCGCTGAAGCATCTGCCGTTCATTTTGGAGACGCCTTGGATCGGGAAAGACGCCAAAACGCAGCGTCCTATGTACGAGGTCGAGATTGCGCTTCTGCGCGGCAATGTAGCAGAACGTTTCGGCAGCGCGTTTGTTGAAGATTTGGACAAGCTCAGAGCGTTTTTTGCCAAGCAGGATATTAAGTCTCGCAGCTTTGTGCTGGAAACCTGGAATCTGTTAAAGAACGACGCCAAAGCGAAGAAGGCGGATCCTCGTGAACCGGTGGAGCGCCTATATGATAGGGTCATGGAAGCGGAGCTTTTCACAGCTTTGAGCGAAGAGGAGATCAATCAGCGGTTGATCGCCTGGCTTGCAGAAGAGCAGGTGTAA
- a CDS encoding TadE family protein, producing MRLIPISRLRQKPDREASSGGSMVLEAALVLPLFILFVFFFSYMVQMTLISTRMHTAVVNSVKQISSNVYPVYLAVQASEQGGDRKDNGGSGEEAELTKPSGGEAGFTLPKLSIPEFTGIFADKLPSPVSKWLTDAVESGKEPIEELKTQTAETLLDPALNPVLKPFLEEAGLNPDRAHISKVAVPDLKAGKTPYFGIEISYELPIRVPFTGNKLFLQAKAYERLWIGDTHELEKDGGDGQDKAAAKPVVLDKPNPAYAGSKATIKAQIAPGGTANLTIYYKSGKSTAKYLGTATADEKGILTWTWLVGGNTTPGTWEFMIETPEGGGAEDIFNVESPGQRNG from the coding sequence ATGCGGCTGATTCCTATTAGCAGGCTGCGTCAAAAGCCGGATCGTGAGGCTAGCAGCGGCGGAAGTATGGTGCTGGAAGCCGCGCTTGTGCTTCCATTATTTATCCTGTTCGTCTTTTTCTTCAGTTATATGGTCCAGATGACTTTGATTTCCACCCGGATGCATACGGCGGTCGTCAATTCGGTGAAACAAATCTCCTCTAATGTCTATCCGGTTTATTTGGCTGTTCAAGCGAGTGAGCAGGGGGGTGACCGGAAGGATAACGGGGGCTCCGGAGAGGAAGCAGAATTGACTAAGCCGTCTGGAGGGGAGGCGGGGTTTACGCTTCCCAAACTTTCGATTCCAGAATTTACGGGGATATTTGCGGATAAACTCCCCTCTCCTGTTTCCAAATGGCTTACAGATGCTGTGGAAAGCGGTAAGGAGCCTATTGAAGAATTAAAAACGCAAACGGCAGAAACCTTGCTGGACCCGGCGCTGAATCCGGTGCTAAAGCCTTTTTTAGAGGAAGCGGGGTTGAATCCGGACAGGGCCCATATTTCCAAAGTTGCCGTTCCTGATTTAAAGGCCGGAAAAACGCCTTACTTCGGGATCGAGATCAGCTATGAGCTGCCTATCCGCGTTCCTTTTACAGGGAACAAGCTGTTCCTGCAAGCGAAAGCATATGAGCGACTTTGGATCGGAGATACACACGAACTGGAGAAGGACGGGGGAGACGGGCAGGATAAAGCGGCGGCGAAACCTGTGGTGCTGGACAAACCTAACCCGGCTTATGCCGGCAGCAAAGCGACCATTAAGGCCCAAATCGCCCCGGGAGGCACTGCCAATTTGACGATTTATTATAAAAGTGGCAAAAGCACGGCCAAATATTTAGGAACCGCCACCGCTGATGAAAAAGGTATTCTGACTTGGACCTGGCTGGTTGGAGGAAACACGACCCCGGGCACGTGGGAGTTTATGATCGAAACCCCGGAGGGAGGGGGAGCGGAGGATATTTTTAACGTTGAAAGTCCTGGGCAGAGAAACGGTTAG